TAAACAATTTATAAAATAAGACTCTGGATATAAAATTTTTAAATCTTCATACTTTTCATCATTTAATAAATCTATTTTTGTAAATACTTTTATAATCAATTTCCTTTTAAACTCTATTTGTTCTATCATAGAATTTACAACAGATATTTTTTTACTCAAATTTTTATCTGTACTATCTATTAAATGAAGTATTATGTCAGAATTATTTATTTCTTCTAATGTAGATTTAAAAGATTCAACTAATTCAATTGGAAGATTTTCAATAAACCCTACTGTATCAGAAAAAAAACTATTTAATCCACAAGGAAATTGAATTTTTCTATTAGTTGGACTTAATGTCGAAAAATATTTTTCTGAAACTATTAAATTTTTATCTTCAGTTAAAGTTTTTAATAAAGTAGATTTTCCAGCACTAGTATACCCAACTAAAGAAAATTTTGGATATGGAAGTTTATCTCTATTTTTAGAGGTCAAATCTCTTTTTTGAGTAGCTTCTTTTAATTTTTCTTTTAATTGATTTATTCTTTTATTTATAGTTCTTCTATCATACTCTAACTGTGTTTCTCCAGGTCCAATTGTTCCAATTCCACCACCAGTTCTTGACATCTCATTTCCTTGACCTTTTAATGAAGAATATTCAAACTTCAAACTGGCCAACTCAACTTGTATTTTACTTATTTTAGTTTTAGCATTTTTCCTAAAGATTTCTAATATTACTTGTGTTCTATCTATTATTTCAAAATTATTTGTAATTATTTTTTGAATATTTTTTCTCTGTATATTAGTTATTCTATCATTTACTATTAAATACTTTATATTTGTATCTTTTAAAGCTTTCATATATTCTTTTATTTCTAATAATTTACCTTTTCCACAATAATATTTTAAATCATATTTATTTCTTTTTTGCTGAAAAACTTTTTCAACATTTATATCAATATTAGAACAAAGAGAGATAAGTTCTTCTATTTGTGAAGACTTATCTTCTCTTTGTTGTACTGATAATAATACACCATTATTTATTTCTATCACCTTCACTGATTTTCATTAGGTTGAAATAGTTTTATAAACTTTGAAGGAACCATCATTTTAACTGCATGTTTATAAACTAATGATTGTTCACCATTTTTTTCTAAAAGTATAGTATAATTATCAAATGATTTAACTATGCCACTTGTTTGAAAATCACCTTCAAAATATATCTTTACTTCTACCTTACTAATTCTTAAAATATTCAAAAATCTGTCCTGTAAGTTAAATTTCTCTGACATCAAAAACCCCCCTTAATAATTTGGATTAATTTATTTTTATTTTCTTCATTATTTGAACTTAATTCTACCCATATAGCTTCTTTTATATGTCTAAAATATATAATTTGTCTTCTTGCATATCTTCTTGTATTAGTTTTTATATTTTCTACCGTATCTTTTAAATCACAATTATAATCCAAATACTTAAAAACTTCTTTATAGCCTATTGTATTTAAAGCATTTAAATTTGGATCATACCCTTTTTCTTTTAAAGATTTAACCTCTTCAATTAAACCATTTTCTATCATTTTGTCAACTCTTTTATTGATTCTATCATGTAAATTTTTTCTATCTCTATTTAAAACTATAATTTGAAAATCGTAATTAGATTTATTTAAAATACTTTTTTTCATATGATATGTCATTGTTTTTCCAGTGTTTAAAAATATTTCTAAAGCCCTTATTATTCTTTTTTTGTCGTTTTTATGTATTCTATTATATGAATCAATATCAATTTGTTTTAAAATTTGATATAAATTTTTTTCTAAAGAAATATTTTCAAGATATTTTCTTATAGAATAATTATTTTCCACATTAAAAAAGCCTTTTGTTAAAGCATCAATATAAAAACCTGTTCCTCCTGTCAATATAGGAATTTTATTTCTCAAAATAATATTTTTTATAGTTTTATCGACAAGTTTAACATATTCATATGCATTGAAGCTTTCTTTTAAATCAATTATATCAAATAAATGATGTTTTATTTTTTGCATTTCATAAATATTTGGTTTTGCAGTTCCAATATTTATTTCTTTGTATATTTGTCTTGAATCCATACATATTATTTCAGCATTTAAATCTTCTGCCAATTTTAAAACTATATCACTTTTTCCGCTAGCTGTTGGTCCAGTTATTATCGGAATTT
This genomic interval from Oceanotoga teriensis contains the following:
- the hflX gene encoding GTPase HflX, encoding MIEINNGVLLSVQQREDKSSQIEELISLCSNIDINVEKVFQQKRNKYDLKYYCGKGKLLEIKEYMKALKDTNIKYLIVNDRITNIQRKNIQKIITNNFEIIDRTQVILEIFRKNAKTKISKIQVELASLKFEYSSLKGQGNEMSRTGGGIGTIGPGETQLEYDRRTINKRINQLKEKLKEATQKRDLTSKNRDKLPYPKFSLVGYTSAGKSTLLKTLTEDKNLIVSEKYFSTLSPTNRKIQFPCGLNSFFSDTVGFIENLPIELVESFKSTLEEINNSDIILHLIDSTDKNLSKKISVVNSMIEQIEFKRKLIIKVFTKIDLLNDEKYEDLKILYPESYFINCLDINSINNFLNKLILELKLLNEYEFKKIQINYNEYWKIEKMNGIIGILSKSENEKGYEMEIIKNQSIKEF
- the hfq gene encoding RNA chaperone Hfq translates to MSEKFNLQDRFLNILRISKVEVKIYFEGDFQTSGIVKSFDNYTILLEKNGEQSLVYKHAVKMMVPSKFIKLFQPNENQ
- the miaA gene encoding tRNA (adenosine(37)-N6)-dimethylallyltransferase MiaA — its product is MKIPIITGPTASGKSDIVLKLAEDLNAEIICMDSRQIYKEINIGTAKPNIYEMQKIKHHLFDIIDLKESFNAYEYVKLVDKTIKNIILRNKIPILTGGTGFYIDALTKGFFNVENNYSIRKYLENISLEKNLYQILKQIDIDSYNRIHKNDKKRIIRALEIFLNTGKTMTYHMKKSILNKSNYDFQIIVLNRDRKNLHDRINKRVDKMIENGLIEEVKSLKEKGYDPNLNALNTIGYKEVFKYLDYNCDLKDTVENIKTNTRRYARRQIIYFRHIKEAIWVELSSNNEENKNKLIQIIKGGF